One Elusimicrobiota bacterium genomic window, TACTTTAAATTCCTTATCATCGGATAAAAGCCTTAAAATGCTTGTACCCATTTTTCCTGCGGCACCGCATACGCTTGTATTGATCATTTTTTCTCCTCACCCCTTTTGGGGCGAAGTCACTGCCCGCTCCTTCGGAGCGAGCGGACCACCCATCAATTATTTTAAAAGCCCGTAGTCTTTTAATGCTTTTTCAAGCTTTTGCCGGTTTGCATCTTCCATAGGACACAAAGGCAGCCTTAAATCGGGCGAACACATTCCTAAAATTCCCATTGCCGTTTTAAGCGGAATTGGATTGGTTTCTAAGAACAATGCCTTTATAAGCGGCAAAAGTTTTGAAAAAAGAGATTTTGCCTTTCCTAAATCCTTTTCCAAATAGGCTTTTACCATATCAGCTACTTCCTTCGGCACTATATTTGCCAATACGGAAACAACCCCCGTTCCTCCGATGGACAAAACCTCAAGAGTCAATAAATCATCTCCCGATAAAAGATCCATATTCGGACAAAGCTTATGAATCTCTGACATCTGATCCAGTGAACCGGAAGCTTCTTTGATAGCGGTTACATTTTTGCAGTCGCGGTTTATCTTTTGCACCGTTTGAGGCTCAATATTTACGC contains:
- the dapA gene encoding 4-hydroxy-tetrahydrodipicolinate synthase, which translates into the protein MFQGSYVALVTPFKGNSVDTDKLKELVEFQISNGTNGIVPCGTTGESATLSHEEHKNTIDVVVKAVKKRIKVIAGTGSNCTREAIDLSRYAEKAGCDGILLVSPYYNKPTQKGLYLHFKAVADSIKIPVMLYNIMSRTGVNIEPQTVQKINRDCKNVTAIKEASGSLDQMSEIHKLCPNMDLLSGDDLLTLEVLSIGGTGVVSVLANIVPKEVADMVKAYLEKDLGKAKSLFSKLLPLIKALFLETNPIPLKTAMGILGMCSPDLRLPLCPMEDANRQKLEKALKDYGLLK